One Mycobacteroides salmoniphilum DNA segment encodes these proteins:
- a CDS encoding SulP family inorganic anion transporter, which produces MPSALRVFENYDAIKARRDIIAGLTVAAISLPQAMAYALIAGVDPKYGVYSAIVVAAIASIFGSSSHLINGPTSAISLLVFSSLAFLDPENRTGLFEALFLLGVLVGAIQILIAVFKLGDLTRYISESVVIGFMASAALLLAIGQLANVIGVRDKGDGHMQVLQRAWLTLFHGDAVNYRAVILSGSAVVLAVLLRRLVQRYGLPQIDMLLVLIVTAVIAYAYGWSVPDGTGHTDVKISGKIPASLPEFHIPEVQVSTLGELSHGALAIAFIGLIEALSIAKAIAHHTGQQIDYNRQILAEGLANLAGGFFQSLPGSGSLSRSAINYQSGAATRFSGIVSAATVTIALLLFAPLLRYIPQAALAGLLLVTAVRLVDFRRLAYAVKASRYDAGLVIITAVVGVAVDLDTAVLVGVVLSILLFVPRAAKLKAAELIVTDEGVIRERTPQDSSDDTGSPVRRSSPVIYDLEGELFFGAAPELDRYLDALHARIRDENLKVVILRLKRVRHPDVVCIERLEHFIKEQQGLGVTVLLAGVRPDSLALLQNIGFTQWLPAEQVFPEEDREFSATLRAVRYAQNRLDETPSAPTTHQDKLYYLV; this is translated from the coding sequence ATGCCGTCGGCACTGCGAGTATTCGAGAATTACGACGCCATCAAAGCCCGTCGCGACATCATCGCCGGTCTGACGGTGGCGGCGATATCACTGCCCCAGGCCATGGCCTACGCGCTCATCGCCGGGGTCGATCCGAAATACGGTGTCTACTCCGCGATCGTCGTCGCGGCCATCGCATCGATCTTCGGGTCCTCATCGCATCTGATCAATGGACCCACCAGCGCCATCTCACTGCTGGTGTTCAGCTCGCTGGCATTCCTGGATCCGGAGAACCGAACCGGACTGTTCGAGGCACTGTTCCTGCTGGGCGTGCTGGTCGGTGCGATTCAGATCCTCATCGCCGTCTTCAAGCTCGGCGACCTCACCCGGTACATCTCCGAATCCGTCGTCATCGGATTCATGGCAAGCGCCGCACTCCTGCTGGCCATCGGCCAGCTGGCCAACGTTATCGGCGTGCGCGACAAGGGAGATGGGCATATGCAGGTGCTGCAACGCGCCTGGCTCACCCTGTTTCACGGCGATGCCGTGAACTACCGCGCAGTGATCTTGAGCGGCTCGGCGGTGGTGTTGGCCGTACTCCTGCGCCGGTTGGTCCAGCGCTATGGCCTGCCACAGATCGACATGCTGCTGGTGCTTATCGTCACGGCCGTCATCGCCTACGCGTACGGCTGGTCGGTACCGGATGGCACGGGACATACCGACGTGAAGATCTCGGGCAAGATCCCCGCCAGCCTTCCGGAGTTCCACATTCCCGAGGTCCAGGTGAGCACGCTGGGCGAGCTGTCGCACGGCGCGTTGGCCATTGCGTTCATCGGCCTGATCGAGGCGTTGTCGATAGCCAAGGCCATCGCTCATCACACCGGGCAGCAGATCGACTACAACCGCCAGATCCTCGCCGAGGGTCTGGCCAACCTGGCCGGCGGCTTCTTCCAGAGCCTGCCCGGCTCGGGTTCGTTGTCCCGGTCGGCGATCAACTACCAGTCCGGTGCGGCGACAAGGTTCTCCGGAATCGTCAGCGCCGCAACCGTAACCATCGCGCTCTTGCTATTCGCTCCACTACTCCGATACATCCCGCAGGCGGCGCTGGCGGGTCTGCTGCTGGTCACGGCGGTGCGACTGGTGGACTTCCGGCGGCTCGCGTACGCGGTGAAGGCGTCGAGGTATGACGCCGGGCTGGTCATCATCACGGCGGTGGTCGGTGTGGCCGTGGACCTGGATACCGCGGTGCTGGTGGGTGTGGTGCTCTCGATCCTGTTGTTCGTACCGCGTGCGGCCAAGCTCAAGGCCGCCGAGCTCATCGTCACCGACGAGGGTGTCATCCGCGAGCGGACCCCCCAGGACAGCTCAGACGACACCGGCAGTCCGGTCCGCAGGTCTTCCCCCGTCATCTACGACCTCGAAGGGGAGCTGTTCTTCGGTGCGGCACCCGAACTCGACCGCTACCTCGACGCGCTCCACGCGAGGATCCGCGACGAGAATCTGAAGGTCGTGATCCTGAGGCTGAAGCGGGTGCGTCACCCCGACGTGGTCTGCATCGAACGTCTCGAACACTTCATCAAGGAGCAGCAGGGGCTCGGCGTGACCGTCCTACTCGCCGGGGTGCGCCCGGATTCGCTTGCGCTGCTGCAGAACATCGGATTCACCCAATGGCTCCCGGCCGAGCAGGTGTTCCCGGAGGAGGACCGGGAATTCTCGGCGACGCTACGCGCTGTTCGGTACGCGCAGAACCGATTGGATGAAACACCGTCGGCCCCGACGACTCACCAGGACAAGCTCTACTACCTGGTGTGA
- a CDS encoding TetR/AcrR family transcriptional regulator codes for MAGGTKRLPRAVREQQMLDAAVEEFALNGFRDTSMDAIAAAAKISKPMLYLYYGSKEDLFVACLRRELGRFVEAVRGDIDLTKSPRDVLSTTVVSFLNYVDTHRASWIVIYGQATSTQLFAKQVREGRDRIIELVARLIKAASPEIDPETDYDAMAVALVGGGEAVASRVATGDIKVESAKDTLLNLGWRGLRGRPRDEPVAKRA; via the coding sequence GGAGCAGCAGATGCTGGATGCCGCTGTGGAGGAGTTCGCGCTCAACGGCTTCCGGGACACCTCGATGGACGCCATCGCCGCGGCGGCCAAGATTTCCAAGCCGATGCTCTATCTGTACTACGGCTCCAAGGAAGACCTCTTCGTGGCGTGTCTTCGCCGCGAACTCGGCAGGTTCGTCGAGGCGGTGCGCGGCGATATCGACCTGACGAAATCGCCACGAGACGTGTTGAGCACCACCGTCGTATCGTTTCTCAACTACGTCGACACCCACCGGGCGTCCTGGATCGTGATTTACGGACAGGCCACCAGCACGCAGCTGTTCGCCAAACAGGTACGCGAGGGGCGTGACCGGATCATCGAACTGGTGGCGCGTCTGATCAAGGCTGCTTCGCCGGAGATCGACCCCGAGACCGACTACGACGCCATGGCCGTCGCTCTCGTCGGCGGTGGCGAGGCCGTAGCGTCCCGGGTGGCGACCGGCGATATCAAGGTCGAGAGCGCGAAGGACACGCTGCTCAACCTCGGTTGGCGTGGTCTGCGTGGCCGTCCTCGTGATGAGCCGGTGGCCAAACGCGCCTAG